Part of the bacterium genome is shown below.
ATCCTCGCAAACCGCGGCACGTACACGATGGCCACGGCCATGAGCGCGTTGTTGAGACCGGGGCCGAGTACGCCGACGACGAGGAGCGCCAGCAAGAGCGCCGGCATCGAGAACATGACCTCCACGATCCCGCTCAAAGCGAGGTCAGACGTGCCGCCCGCGTAGCCCGCCACCAGCCCGATCGTCGTGCCGGCCGCCAGCGCGACCGCGACGGACGCCGCCGCCGAGTACAGCGCGATCGGGGCGGCTGCGGCCACGCGGCTCAGCTGGTCGCGACCGAGCTCGTCCGTACCGAACCAGTGGGCGAGGTCCGGCGCCTGCAGCGCGTCGCGCGCATTGATCTGCGTCGGTCCGTACGGCAGCAGGCGCGGCGCGACCAGCCCCAGCAGGACGATGAGCCCGAGCAGCGCGACCGCGAACCGTCCTTCGGCGTGACCGAGGAGACGGCCGAGGCGCACGCGGCCGCGTCCCGTGCCGGTGAACGTGGCCGCCGCGGTCGCCGTCATGCCCGTTGCGTCGGATCGACGATCGGATAGAGCAGATCCACCAGCAGGTTGGCGAGGATGTACGTCGCGGCGATCACCAGCGTACCGGTGACAACGAACGAATAGTCGCGGCGGCCGATCGCCGCCAAGAGTCCGCTGGCGAGGCCCTCGAGATTGAACACCTGCTCCGTCACGATCAGGCCGCCGACCAGGCTGCCGAAGACGTAGCCCTGCAGCGTGATGA
Proteins encoded:
- a CDS encoding ABC transporter permease, coding for MTATAAATFTGTGRGRVRLGRLLGHAEGRFAVALLGLIVLLGLVAPRLLPYGPTQINARDALQAPDLAHWFGTDELGRDQLSRVAAAAPIALYSAAASVAVALAAGTTIGLVAGYAGGTSDLALSGIVEVMFSMPALLLALLVVGVLGPGLNNALMAVAIVYVPRFARIARGATLSVRQREFIEAARATGCSPARIVVEHVLPNILPSMIVQTALSLSTAEIAQASLSFLGLGVQPPNADWGNMLAASRGFVTVAPWLVIFPSLALVLLIIAFNLLGDALRDVLDPRLRAGMRPDGA